A genome region from Actinomycetota bacterium includes the following:
- a CDS encoding propionyl-CoA synthetase encodes MAAAVTSTFEQTYRRSIEDPRAFWAEAARLIDWHREPDVVLDESNAPFYRWFVGGELNTCHNALDRHVDGGRADQLALVYDSPVAGRIRRYTYRELRDQVARFAGVLRGLRVGPGDTVVIYMPMVPEAAIAMLACARLGAIHSVVFGGFAAHELALRIDDAKPKVVVSASCGIEVARVIDYKPLLDRAIEVAAHKPEHCVVLQREQAEAKLLEGRDLDWSELMEHAEPAGCVPVAATDPLYILYTSGTTALPKGVVRDNGGHAVALRWSMPNIYDAHPGDVYWAASDIGWVVGHSYIVYAPLLTGCTTVLYEGKPVGTPDPGAFWRVISEHRVKVLFTAPTAFRTIKKEDPNGEHVRRYDLSGFRYLFLAGERLDPDTYHWASDLLGVPVVDHWWQTETGWPIAANCMGIDPLPIKAGSPTKPVPGYDVRIVDGEGNPVGPNVEGAVAIGLPLPPGTLPTLWGDDARYVQSYLSRFPGHYATGDGGYVDEDGYLFVMGRIDDVINVAGHRLSTGAMEAVLAQHRDVAECAVIGVHDDLKGQVPLGFVVLKAGVHRDPEVIERELVAMVRDQIGPVASLREVLAVDRLPKTRSGKILRGTMRKVADAQEYQVPSTIDDPAILDEIRSALDLRQGQPTGSA; translated from the coding sequence GTGGCGGCGGCGGTGACTTCCACGTTCGAACAGACCTACCGGAGGAGCATCGAGGACCCTCGAGCGTTCTGGGCCGAGGCCGCCCGGCTGATCGACTGGCACCGGGAGCCGGACGTGGTCCTGGACGAGTCGAACGCCCCCTTCTACCGGTGGTTCGTGGGCGGCGAGCTCAACACGTGCCACAACGCCCTGGACCGGCACGTCGACGGCGGGCGAGCCGATCAGCTCGCGCTCGTGTACGACAGCCCGGTCGCCGGGCGCATCCGCCGGTACACCTACCGGGAGCTACGGGACCAGGTCGCGCGCTTCGCCGGCGTCCTCCGGGGCCTGCGCGTCGGCCCGGGCGACACCGTCGTCATCTACATGCCCATGGTCCCGGAGGCTGCGATCGCCATGCTGGCCTGTGCGCGGCTGGGTGCCATCCACTCCGTGGTGTTCGGCGGGTTCGCGGCCCACGAGCTGGCCCTGCGCATCGACGACGCGAAGCCGAAGGTCGTGGTCTCCGCCTCCTGCGGCATCGAGGTCGCCAGGGTCATCGACTACAAGCCGCTCCTGGACCGCGCCATCGAGGTGGCCGCTCACAAGCCCGAGCACTGCGTGGTCCTCCAACGGGAGCAGGCCGAGGCGAAGCTGCTGGAAGGCCGGGACCTCGACTGGTCGGAGCTGATGGAGCACGCCGAGCCCGCCGGGTGCGTCCCGGTGGCGGCGACCGACCCCCTGTACATCCTGTACACGTCCGGCACGACGGCCCTGCCCAAGGGAGTCGTGCGCGACAACGGCGGCCACGCCGTGGCGCTGCGCTGGAGCATGCCGAACATCTACGACGCCCATCCCGGCGACGTGTACTGGGCGGCCTCCGACATCGGGTGGGTGGTCGGACATTCCTACATCGTCTACGCGCCCCTGCTCACCGGATGCACCACCGTCCTGTACGAGGGGAAACCGGTCGGCACGCCGGACCCCGGCGCGTTCTGGCGGGTCATCTCGGAGCACCGCGTGAAGGTCCTGTTCACCGCGCCCACCGCGTTCCGGACCATCAAGAAGGAGGACCCGAACGGCGAGCACGTCCGGAGGTACGACCTGTCGGGCTTCCGGTATCTGTTCCTGGCCGGAGAGCGCCTGGACCCGGACACGTACCACTGGGCCTCCGACCTGCTCGGCGTCCCGGTGGTGGACCACTGGTGGCAGACGGAGACGGGGTGGCCCATCGCCGCGAACTGCATGGGCATCGATCCGCTGCCCATCAAGGCGGGCTCGCCCACCAAGCCGGTGCCCGGGTACGACGTCCGCATCGTGGACGGCGAGGGGAACCCCGTGGGCCCGAACGTGGAGGGGGCGGTCGCCATCGGCCTGCCGCTCCCGCCGGGAACGCTTCCCACGCTGTGGGGCGACGACGCGAGATACGTGCAATCCTACCTGTCGAGGTTCCCGGGGCATTACGCGACCGGCGACGGCGGGTACGTGGACGAGGACGGCTACCTGTTCGTGATGGGCCGGATCGACGACGTCATCAACGTCGCCGGGCACCGGCTGTCCACGGGCGCCATGGAGGCGGTCCTGGCCCAGCACCGGGACGTGGCCGAGTGCGCCGTGATCGGGGTGCACGACGACCTCAAGGGCCAGGTTCCCCTGGGGTTCGTGGTGCTGAAGGCGGGTGTTCACCGCGACCCCGAGGTGATCGAGCGGGAGCTGGTCGCGATGGTCCGGGACCAGATCGGGCCCGTGGCCTCGCTCCGGGAGGTCCTCGCGGTGGACCGCCTGCCCAAGACCCGGTCCGGGAAGATCCTGCGCGGCACCATGCGGAAGGTCGCCGACGCACAGGAGTATCAGGTCCCGTCTACGATCGACGACCCCGCGATCCTGGACGAGATCCGGTCGGCGCTCGACCTGCGCCAGGGGCAGCCGACCGGATCCGCCTAG